From the genome of Bos taurus isolate L1 Dominette 01449 registration number 42190680 breed Hereford chromosome 2, ARS-UCD2.0, whole genome shotgun sequence, one region includes:
- the DBI gene encoding acyl-CoA-binding protein produces MSQAEFDKAAEEVKHLKTKPADEEMLFIYSHYKQATVGDINTERPGMLDFKGKAKWDAWNELKGTSKEDAMKAYIDKVEELKKKYGI; encoded by the exons ATGTCTCAG GCTGAGTTTGACAAAGCTGCTGAGGAAGTTAAGCATCTTAAGACCAAGCCAGCAGATGAGGAGATGCTGTTCATCTACAGCCACTACAAACAAGCAACTGTGGGTGACATAAATACAG AACGTCCTGGAATGTTGGACTTCAAAGGCAAGGCCAAGTGGGATGCCTGGAATGAGCTGAAAG GGACTTCTAAAGAAGATGCCATGAAAGCTTACATTGACAaagtagaagaactaaagaaaaaatatggAATATAA